The uncultured Methanomethylovorans sp. genome contains a region encoding:
- a CDS encoding ferritin family protein, protein MKDVLQEISEELDKLDTLEEAIDVAIKLEEDGRAYYLKKSESMQNQAARELYTFLAGEEKKHAEMLKKFKNGDKTAAHVEHHFPDFTPSLTQEFSDKKLEEIGILLAALRFEYKSEYFYMELGRRATEPEQKEFFDKIAAAERGHYRLIDEMLQTATEFRMQT, encoded by the coding sequence ATGAAAGATGTATTACAGGAGATATCAGAGGAACTTGACAAATTAGATACATTGGAAGAGGCTATTGATGTGGCTATCAAGCTTGAAGAAGATGGTCGGGCATACTACCTTAAAAAATCAGAATCAATGCAAAATCAGGCTGCTCGCGAGCTTTATACATTTCTTGCAGGGGAAGAGAAAAAGCATGCTGAGATGTTGAAGAAATTCAAAAATGGAGACAAGACCGCTGCGCATGTTGAACACCATTTTCCAGACTTTACCCCTTCTTTAACACAAGAATTTTCTGACAAAAAACTTGAAGAGATAGGTATCCTGCTTGCTGCCCTGCGATTTGAATACAAGAGTGAATATTTTTATATGGAGCTTGGAAGAAGAGCAACAGAACCTGAACAAAAAGAGTTCTTTGACAAGATAGCTGCAGCCGAAAGGGGACATTACAGGCTTATAGATGAAATGCTGCAGACTGCTACAGAGTTCAGGATGCAAACATAA
- a CDS encoding inositol-3-phosphate synthase, producing MGKIKIAIAGIGNCASSLIQGIDYYKDKSSKDAIGLMHWDLGGYRPFDVEVVAAFDIDVRKVGKDISEAIFALPNCTAVFCSDVPRKGVTVKMGKVLDGVSEHMAAYADSRKFIVSTEPEYEKEDVVKELKDSGAEILLNYMPVGSELATQFYAECALEAGVAFINNMPVFIASRPEWAAKFAEKGIPIIGDDIKAQLGATITHRMLVDLFRKRGVKLERTYQLNTGGNTDFLNMLNRSRLASKKESKTEAVQSVVGERLDDDNIHVGPSDYVPWQNDNKVCFLRMEGKLFGDVPMNIELRLSVEDSPNSAGVVIDAVRCCKLALDRGIGGILYSPSAYFMKHPPKQFTDDEAYNMTLEFIAGTREN from the coding sequence ATGGGCAAAATAAAGATAGCTATTGCCGGGATTGGTAACTGTGCCAGTTCACTCATTCAAGGTATTGATTATTATAAAGATAAATCTTCAAAGGATGCCATAGGGCTTATGCACTGGGATCTGGGTGGTTACAGACCATTTGATGTCGAAGTGGTAGCTGCCTTTGATATAGATGTCCGAAAAGTCGGAAAGGACATATCAGAAGCTATCTTTGCACTACCCAATTGTACAGCAGTGTTCTGCAGTGATGTTCCTAGGAAGGGTGTCACTGTAAAGATGGGAAAGGTACTTGACGGTGTTTCAGAACACATGGCAGCTTATGCTGATTCCCGCAAGTTCATAGTCTCGACAGAACCTGAATATGAAAAGGAAGATGTAGTAAAGGAACTGAAGGATTCAGGTGCTGAGATCCTTTTGAATTACATGCCTGTTGGTTCTGAACTGGCCACGCAGTTCTATGCTGAATGTGCCCTGGAAGCAGGTGTGGCTTTCATAAACAACATGCCAGTCTTCATTGCGAGCAGACCAGAGTGGGCAGCGAAATTCGCTGAAAAAGGTATTCCAATCATTGGGGATGACATCAAAGCACAGCTTGGTGCTACTATTACTCATCGCATGCTTGTTGACCTTTTCCGTAAAAGAGGTGTCAAACTTGAGCGGACGTATCAGTTGAATACTGGCGGCAACACTGATTTCCTTAACATGCTTAACCGTAGCAGACTTGCTTCCAAGAAAGAATCTAAGACCGAAGCCGTGCAGTCAGTTGTGGGTGAGCGTCTAGATGATGATAATATCCATGTAGGTCCAAGCGATTATGTGCCATGGCAGAACGATAATAAAGTCTGTTTCCTCAGGATGGAGGGGAAACTTTTCGGCGATGTGCCTATGAACATTGAGTTGCGCCTGTCCGTGGAGGATTCTCCGAACTCTGCAGGTGTTGTCATCGATGCTGTAAGGTGTTGCAAACTTGCGCTAGACAGAGGTATTGGCGGTATACTTTATTCTCCATCCGCATATTTCATGAAGCATCCCCCAAAGCAATTCACTGATGATGAAGCCTACAACATGACCCTTGAGTTCATTGCGGGTACGAGGGAAAACTAA
- the afpA gene encoding archaeoflavoprotein AfpA: MKRIAWGITGSGDLIKETYDTMVDIKKKTNVDFMVFLSKEGETVMKWYRMWDDIQHDFPNFKTDAGPNSPFIAGPLQLGHYDMLIIAPATANTVAKIVHGIADNLVTNAVAQTAKGDTPIYILPVDRKKGTVITYSPKGKEMKLKMRDIDVENTQKLSTMENITVLESPDDLYKIIGISKE, from the coding sequence ATGAAAAGGATAGCATGGGGAATAACAGGTTCCGGAGATCTGATAAAAGAAACATATGATACAATGGTAGATATCAAGAAAAAGACTAATGTGGATTTTATGGTATTCCTTTCCAAAGAAGGAGAAACGGTTATGAAATGGTACAGGATGTGGGATGATATTCAGCATGATTTTCCTAACTTCAAAACCGATGCCGGACCAAATTCACCTTTCATTGCCGGACCTCTACAGCTTGGACATTATGATATGCTCATAATTGCTCCTGCTACAGCCAATACCGTAGCCAAGATAGTACATGGTATTGCAGATAATCTTGTAACGAATGCAGTTGCTCAGACAGCAAAAGGTGATACGCCTATTTACATCCTGCCCGTAGACAGAAAAAAAGGTACTGTGATAACATATTCTCCAAAGGGAAAGGAAATGAAACTAAAAATGCGAGATATTGACGTTGAAAACACACAGAAATTATCCACAATGGAGAACATAACGGTGCTTGAAAGCCCTGACGATCTCTACAAAATAATAGGAATTTCCAAAGAATAA
- a CDS encoding FAD-binding oxidoreductase — MKFEVKVLEIIKRTHDAKSFRFPRPESFDYKPGQYILVSLTVEGSMVTKPLSISSSPTDKNYIEFTKKLTGHPFSNVLDNMKIGDSAVISGPSGKMTFEGEYKKVVLLSGGIGITPMMSICKYCTDMHIDSNIVLIYSNKTENDLAFKTEFEEMMHSNSNLKIVYTLTRASESWTGLRERISNKLIINEVPDYMERRFYICGPPDMVNSMEETLASMNIPKEMVKKESLVGY, encoded by the coding sequence TTGAAGTTTGAAGTGAAGGTCCTAGAAATCATAAAAAGGACACATGATGCAAAAAGCTTCAGATTTCCACGACCTGAAAGCTTTGATTACAAACCTGGTCAGTACATACTTGTTAGCCTCACTGTAGAAGGTAGCATGGTTACAAAACCACTAAGCATTTCCAGCAGTCCCACTGACAAAAACTATATAGAATTTACCAAAAAACTCACGGGTCATCCTTTCTCAAATGTGCTTGATAATATGAAAATTGGAGATAGTGCTGTGATCAGCGGACCTTCCGGAAAGATGACATTTGAAGGCGAGTATAAAAAAGTAGTATTGTTAAGCGGCGGAATAGGCATCACACCCATGATGAGCATATGCAAATACTGTACTGATATGCATATTGATTCTAATATTGTGCTTATATACAGCAACAAGACAGAAAATGACCTGGCCTTTAAGACAGAATTTGAAGAGATGATGCACAGCAATAGCAATTTAAAAATAGTGTATACCCTAACCCGTGCATCAGAAAGCTGGACTGGCCTAAGAGAACGTATTTCTAACAAACTAATAATAAATGAAGTTCCTGATTACATGGAAAGGCGCTTTTACATATGCGGCCCACCTGATATGGTAAATTCCATGGAAGAAACGCTGGCCTCAATGAATATTCCAAAAGAAATGGTCAAAAAAGAGTCTTTGGTAGGTTACTGA
- a CDS encoding flavodoxin family protein, giving the protein MTGDSTIKLLGISGSPRKKATDYIVNEALRYAQEKFGVEIEYFSASGKDMKFCIHCDYCVRKQQGCIHKDDIVELYDKMLWADAWIIGTPVYQGTLSAQTKTIMDRCRAVVARDPKAFLNKIGAATAVGGDRIGGQEPAIQSILNFYVISEMIPVAGGSFGSNLGGTFWSHDKGAEGAAEDSEGIRSLHRTVNKLIKAAQLIKKAQQEGLNLEV; this is encoded by the coding sequence ATGACCGGTGATAGCACCATAAAATTACTTGGCATCTCTGGAAGCCCCAGAAAGAAGGCCACTGATTATATCGTAAATGAGGCACTTAGATACGCGCAGGAGAAATTCGGTGTGGAAATAGAGTATTTCTCTGCAAGTGGAAAAGACATGAAGTTCTGTATCCACTGTGACTATTGTGTCCGCAAGCAACAGGGATGCATACACAAAGACGATATAGTAGAACTTTATGATAAAATGTTGTGGGCTGATGCCTGGATAATAGGCACTCCTGTGTATCAGGGTACGTTAAGTGCACAAACTAAAACGATTATGGACAGATGCAGGGCAGTTGTGGCACGAGATCCAAAGGCCTTCCTAAATAAGATAGGAGCTGCCACTGCTGTAGGCGGAGACAGGATAGGAGGACAGGAACCTGCCATCCAGAGCATACTGAATTTCTATGTAATCAGCGAGATGATACCTGTTGCAGGCGGATCTTTTGGTTCCAATTTAGGAGGAACTTTCTGGTCCCATGATAAAGGCGCGGAAGGTGCAGCGGAGGATTCAGAGGGCATAAGAAGCCTTCACCGTACAGTAAATAAACTAATTAAGGCTGCCCAATTGATAAAAAAGGCTCAACAGGAAGGATTGAATCTTGAAGTTTGA
- a CDS encoding ferredoxin family protein translates to MPAKVDPSKCEGIGACKESCPTEVFELQDDGKGNLRSVVARPDDCIECGLCVDSCPMEAITIE, encoded by the coding sequence ATGCCAGCAAAAGTTGACCCGAGTAAATGTGAAGGAATCGGAGCATGCAAAGAATCATGCCCAACAGAAGTTTTTGAGTTGCAGGATGATGGAAAAGGAAATTTGAGATCAGTAGTTGCCCGTCCAGATGACTGCATAGAATGTGGATTGTGTGTAGACTCATGCCCAATGGAAGCTATAACAATCGAATAA
- a CDS encoding carboxymuconolactone decarboxylase family protein, translating to MARHKEMLEDKELIRSMSEKLGFTPQILEVLGELEPEFLMKYNRCNHRLLQDGALPAKVKILMALAVVASKQCERCVVSQMKSALENGATKEEIMETLDVISITSGAPAVAACRDALKLLK from the coding sequence ATGGCTCGACATAAAGAGATGCTGGAAGACAAAGAACTTATCAGATCGATGTCAGAGAAACTGGGATTCACACCGCAGATACTTGAAGTTCTTGGCGAACTTGAACCAGAGTTTCTGATGAAATACAACAGGTGTAACCACCGGTTGTTACAGGATGGGGCACTGCCTGCAAAAGTAAAGATACTCATGGCACTTGCCGTAGTGGCCTCTAAGCAGTGTGAAAGATGTGTTGTTTCCCAGATGAAGAGCGCTTTGGAAAATGGCGCTACAAAGGAAGAGATAATGGAAACATTGGATGTTATTTCCATTACTTCCGGAGCACCTGCCGTTGCAGCATGCAGGGATGCACTGAAATTGCTGAAATGA
- a CDS encoding DUF2180 family protein, protein MMKCYDCMEEGKDTGAICVCISCGKGLCMGHSKELELPVTVGTPPDLKRLPNSLPHLVCNYCLNQTIEDGFD, encoded by the coding sequence ATGATGAAATGTTATGACTGTATGGAAGAAGGAAAAGATACAGGTGCTATCTGCGTTTGTATCTCTTGCGGCAAGGGGCTGTGTATGGGCCATTCAAAGGAACTTGAACTCCCTGTAACCGTGGGAACACCACCTGACCTGAAAAGGCTGCCAAATAGCCTGCCACACCTTGTATGTAACTATTGTTTAAACCAGACAATAGAAGATGGATTTGATTAA
- a CDS encoding DUF2180 family protein yields the protein MKCYECAKTGKETDTVAVCIICGRGVCKEHLVREETPVWEGEYSIKLRCGMGVECKLDDVNRWKKVFCIPCHKALKENY from the coding sequence ATGAAATGTTACGAATGTGCTAAAACCGGGAAAGAAACAGATACAGTAGCTGTTTGTATAATATGTGGAAGAGGGGTTTGCAAGGAACATCTTGTTCGAGAAGAGACCCCTGTGTGGGAAGGAGAATACAGCATAAAGCTCAGATGTGGTATGGGAGTAGAATGTAAATTGGATGACGTTAACCGCTGGAAAAAGGTATTCTGTATACCCTGCCATAAAGCCCTAAAGGAGAATTATTAG